Below is a window of Virgibacillus sp. NKC19-3 DNA.
TGCTGTTAAAAGGATGGATACAAACTCGTCGTGATTTAGGGGACCTTATCTTTATTGATCTGCGTGATAGATCAGGAATTGTTCAAACTGTCTTTAAACCTGATGCATCAGCGGAGGCTTTGGAAATAGCTGAATCAACCCGCACAGAATATGTCGTTGAAATAAAAGGGAAGGTTTTAAAACGTGATGAAACAACCATCAATCCAGCAATGAGTACAGGAACGATCGAAGTGATAGCAACAGATATAACGATTTTAAATAAATCAAAAACACCACCATTTCTTATCGAAGATGATACAGATGTGTCTGAAGATTTACGTTTGAAATACCGGTATATCGATTTGCGTCGAAATGCTTTGCAAGAAACATTTAAGCTTCGTCATAAGGCAACTCAAGCTGTGCGAAACTTCCTAAATAATGATGGTTTCTTGGAAATGGAAACACCAATTTTAACAAAAAGCACACCAGAGGGAGCTCGCGACTATCTTGTTCCCAGTCGGGTTCATCCCGGCGATTTCTATGCATTGCCGCAATCACCGCAACTGTTCAAACAATTGATCATGATGAGTGGGTTTGAGAAATATTACCAAATTGCAAGATGCTTTCGGGATGAGGATTTACGTGCGGATCGCCAGCCGGAATTTACACAAATCGATATTGAGACATCCTTCCAAACAAGTGATGATATAATGACAATGACAGAAGAAATGATGCAATACGTGTTAAAAGAAACGAAGGACATCGATATCTCATTACCGTTGAGGAGAATGCCTTATGATGAGGCGATGGGACGTTTTGGTTCAGACAAACCTGACACTAGATTTGGGCTGGAATTGATTCATGTAAACGATGTTCTGCTACATTCTACTTTTAACGTGTTTCAGGGGGCCATTGAGTCGGGAGGAAAGGTTTGTTTATTAAACGTGAAAGGACAAGCCGACAATTTTTCCCGTAAAGATATTGATAAACTAACCGAATTTGTGAAAATATATGGTGCGAAAGGTCTCGCCTGGTTAAAAGTAGAAGGGGGAGATTTAAAAGGCCCTATAGCTAAATTTCTATCTGATGAGGAAAAGACAGGACTAATCTCGTCTTCAGAAGCAAGTGATGGTGATTTGTTACTTTTTGGATCCGGTAAGTCGCAGGTTGTTTATGATAGCTTGGGGCTCTGCGTTTGAAACTTGGCAGGCAGCTGAATCTAATAGATGAGTCAAAATTCAATTTTCTCTGGGTGACAGATTGGCCGTTACTGGAGTATGATGAATCGCTTGGGAGATACTTCGCTGCCCATCATCCATTCACATCACCAAAGGAAGCTGACATCGATAAATTAACCACAGATCCCGGGAGTGTCCGTGCGAATGCTTATGATCTTGTTTTAAATGGGTATGAATTAGGCGGGGGATCGATAAGAATTCACCAGAAAAAATTACAAAATCAAATGTTGAAGGTCTTAGGATTCACGGAAGAAGAAGCAAATGAGCAATTCGGCTTTTTACTGGAGGCGTTGGAATATGGAGCTCCACCACATGGCGGCGTAGCACTGGGCTTAGATCGAATTGTTATGCTACTAGCAGGCAGATCAAATTTACGCGATACTATTTTATTTCCGAAAACGGCATCAGCATCTGATTTACTAACAGACGCACCAAGTGGAGTGATCGATACACAATTAGATGAACTGGGTATCACATTAAAGCCGAAAACATAAATATATTTTATTGATAAAAAAAGGTCGTTGTGTTAAGATAAAATTATAAATTAATCAACGATACTATCAATCCTGATGTGTTCGTTTATGATAAGTGTTTTGACCGAACACCTATATACTTGGGAGCTTGAAATTGTTTCTATGTTGCGTGCATGCCTTGATTTACCTAATTCGAGGAAGCACAATATACATAGAACAAAGCACCCACCTGCTTGAAGCGGGATCAAAGCTTACAATTGAACGGCACAATCGGGATTATCGTATACATAAGAAAAACGGACTATGTTGGTACGCTTAAACAGTGAATACCAACATAGTCCGTTCTATATTTAAAGATAAGAATGTATCATCTGGATGGGGAGTAATTCTTATTCAGGAATAGCTATATCCAGCTCCGTGCACCAAAAACTAGGAGATATCACGACACGCCCGACGATAAAGAAGACTTGGCGACTGACAACCGACTTCATCTAATCTCAGTTGTGTCGCTCCAATCTCTACGTCTTCAAACGCGCACTGCGCTTTTGTTCTTGCCCAGGAAATTATAAAATGATTTGCTTGTGGATAACTTATTATTGATTAATGGCTACATCCAGCTACAAGCGCCAAAAACTAGGAGATTTCACGTCGCTCCCTACGATAAGTCATCATCGGTTCGTTACCTCACCGTGATTCCTTTATCTCAGTTGCGCCGCTCCAATCTCTACGTTTTTAACCAAGCGCTTTTCGCTTTTGTTCTAATTTGAGCCATGAGCTAATTGTTGCAGATTCCCATTTTTATCCATTCGGAATGCCGGTGTTGGCATTGTTCCCTGATCATCAAGAACCGTCATTTTTCTTGCTCTTTCCATGATTTGAATAAATGCTTGGTAATCTTCCTGAATCGTAGACAGCTGTTTTTCCGACTGCGCTAATTGCCTTTCCAAGGATTGTACTTGTTCTTTCAATTCCATATTCTCTTTCTGAGCATGCTCAAGTGACACTTTTGATTGATTGGAAGCATGATAGTCTTTTTTGACTTTCCGCAAAAATGTAATAACCATATCCATGGTAATAGAAGGTTCTTCTATTGCTGGTGTTGGGTAGGCATCCGCTTTTTCTTCAACCGTGTCGCCCTCACTATTTTTTGGAAGTGTTACTACCGGTTGTTTTGTTTTTTGTGTTGTTCCTAACATTGCCCGTTTTTTCTCTTTGCGTTGTCTTTTTGCAAGATCAATAGCATTATCATATTTCATACGGACTTCTGCATTCCAGCGAAATCCGCAAGCCGCTGATGTACGATTTAGTTTATCACCGACTTCTTCAAATGCATTTAATTGTGTGCTTCCTTCTCTAATATGGCGCAAAACCGTTTCTGCCAATAATAGATCATCTTCATGTGACCAGGCATCCTGTCTGACTTTCACCATTATGTTCAACTCCTTTTTTCTGGTAACATAATTACATAGATTTGATGTTTACTATGTATTATTACCATATAAAAAAGGAATTATACCTGCTTATTTTTATCATGCTGTATTTTTTCATAAACTTGTTTGATGGCTTTTTCAAATTTTCCGGAGTTCTTTGGCTTATAATAGTGTTTCTCTTTTATAGAATCAGGTAAATATTGTTGATTGATCCAGCTATTCTCATAGTTATGCGGATATTGGTAGGTATTCCCCCTGCCGAGTGCTCCTGCGCCTTGGTAATGTGAATCTTTTAAATGGGCCGGGATCTCTCCACTCTTGCCATTATGAATATCAGCTAATGCCTCATCAAGAGCCTTGTAAGCTGTATTTGATTTTGGTGACAGACATAATTCCACAATGGCGACAGCTAAAGGAATTCTTGCTTCCGGAAATCCCAATCGTTCTGCTGCCTGCACGGCTGCAACTGCGCGAGGTCCGGCTTGTGGACTCGCGATACCAATATCTTCATAAGCTGTTACGATCATACGGCGTGCAATAGACTCCAGATCTCCTGCCTCAATCAACCTGCCTAAGTAGTGAAGAGCTGCATCGACATCACTGCCGCGAATGGACTTTTGAAAGGCTGATAGCACATCATAATGTGCGTCTCCCCCTTTATCATGTGAGAAGCTTTTCTTTTGCATACATACTTCTGCCGTATCTAGATGAATCACAATTTGACCTTCCTCGTTTTCTGGTGTGGAAGAAACGGCTAATTCAAGCCCATTTAGAGCAGCACGTATATCGCCATTTGCACTACCAGCAAAATGATCCATCGCTTCATCTGTGATTTCAAGCTTTTTATTTCCATAACCATTTGTGGTGTCTTCCACCGCACGCTTTATTGCAGTATGTATATTGGCAGCGGTTAATGGGTGTAATTCAAAGAGATGGCATCTGCTTCGGATTGCAGGATTAATCGAGTGATATGGATTACTTGTTGTACAACCGATCAATGTAACTAAATTACTTTCCAAGTGTGGTAATAGAAAATCCTGCTTTGCCTTATCCAGACGGTGGACCTCATCTAAAACCAGAACAACCTGTCCCATCATTTTTGCTTCTTCAACAACAATTTCCATATCCTTCTTTTTATCTGCAACCGCGTTAAGGGTTTTGACTGGCATGTCTAAACTTTTAGCCAATGCAACAGCCATTGAAGTTTTTCCTGTTCCGGGTGGGCCGAATAATATCATGGAAGCCAGACGTTCAGCCTGTACCATGCGATTTAAAATTTTACCTTCGCCAACAAGATGTGATTGGCCGATAATATCTTCTATGTGTGCAGGTCTCATTGTTAAGGCAAGTGGTGTTTGTTTCATTCATAACGTCCTTTATAAAAATAATAGTTTGTTGATTTAGTTTTGATAACATGCAAGAAGTAGTGATTTCATGCTATAATATCATGTATTAAATGTCTACTGATAATGAAATGAATCGAATGAATAATAGAGGTGTATGAATTGAAAATTTCAACCAAAGGAAAGTACGGTTTAACGATAATGATTGCTTTAGCAAAAAAACACGGAAATAGTCCAACATCACTTAAATCGATAGCACATGATAATAATTTATCCGAACATTATTTAGAACAGCTTGCATCACCACTGCGAAATGCAGGCCTTGTTAAAAGTGTTCGGGGGGCCTATGGTGGCTACGTATTGGCAAATGATCCAAAGGAAATTACCGCCGGTGATATTATTCGTGTACTGGAAGGTCCTATTACGCCAGTAGAAGGAATCGAAAATGAAGAAGCAGCCAAGCAAGAGTTGTGGATGCGAATTCGCGATGCGGTGAAAGACGTGCTTGATACAACAACCTTGGATGATTTAAGTCATCATAATGAAGACGAGCCACAAGAGGCGTATATGTTTTATATTTAATAGGTTGTTAGCTAGGAGTTTATTGCTTTGTCATAAAAGATAGTAACTGCGACGTAGTGATTGATTACTATAATTACCGTTAGATACGCATCCAAAAAGGAATTCATGAACAAATCGCTTATTTCGTTGATTTTCACTAATGTAATTACGGTATCTAAAATTAGGAAGGAAATGTAATGATGGAACAAATATATCTTGATCATGCGGCAACAACGCCAATGGATAAAGCAGTTGTGGATGCTATGTATCCTGTATATGCGGACGTATTTGGAAATCCGTCCAGTGTGCACGCGTTTGGTCGAAAAGCGAGACAGCAGCTAGACGCAGCAAGACGTGTGATGGCTGATAGCATCCATGCCAGTGAAAAAGAAATCATTTTTACAAGTGGTGGAACAGAAGCAGATAATTTGGCACTTATTGGCACCGCAATAGCTAATCGGCATAAAGGAAATCATATAATCACTACAACGATTGAACACCATGCCACGCTTCACACATTAGAAAACTTGGAACAACAGGGATTTGAAGTAACGTATTTACCTGTTTATGAAGACGGGAAAATAGCCTTGAGTGATCTGGAAAAAGCATTAACAGATGAGACGATTCTTGTTTCAACTATGTTTGTAAATAATGAGACAGGGGTTATTCAACCAGTTGAAGAAATTGGTGAACTACTCCGAGATCATCAAGCTTATTTTCATACAGATGGGGTTCAAGCTTTTGGTCTGATGGATATAGATGTGAAAGCGATGGGAATAGAAATGTTAACCGCATCAGCGCATAAAATTAATGGTCCCAAAGGTATTGGTTTTCTATATGTGGATGAAGATGTTAAATTAAATGCGCTCCAATTCGGTGGCCAACAGGAAAGAAAACGCCGACCGGGAACCGAAAATGTAGTCGGGGCGACCGGTTTTAAAAAAGCGGTTGAACGGGCAATGGAGAATAAAGAAGAACGAAGAAGAGATTATCACTATTATAAAGAGCAGTTTTTGGAAGAATTAAGAATCAATAACATTGACTTTGACGTGAATGGGGACTATGATGCAACGATAGCTTCCATTGTCAATGTAAGTTTCCCGGGCATGCATGTTGAAACCCTCCTTACGAATTTCGATCTGGAGGGGATTGCTGCGTCCAGTGGCAGTGCATGCACGGCGGGATCTGTAGAGCCATCTCATGTGTTAGCCGCGATGTTTGGTGAAAATAGTATATGTTCAACCAATTCCATTCGATTTAGTTTTGGCATATATAATACAACGGAAAACGTCAAAGAAGCTGCAAGAAGGGTTGCAAAAATTATAAAACGATTAAGCTCATAAAGGAAAGTGATTCAAATGAAAAGCAATGAAAATATACGGGTTGTAGTTGGAATGAGTGGTGGCGTTGATTCATCTGTGGCCGCATTACGATTGAAAGAACAAGGGTATGATGTTGTCGGCATTTTTATGAAAAACTGGGATGATACCGATGAATTTGGTGTATGTACAGCGACGGAAGATTTTGATGATGTTGTCCGAGTATGCAATCAACTGGATATTCCATACTACGCTGTTAACTTTGAAAAACAATATTGGGATAAGGTGTTTACGTACTTCTTAGATGAATACAAAGCAGGTCGGACACCAAATCCGGATGTAATGTGTAATAAGGAAATTAAATTTAAGGCATTTCTGGATCATGCATTGTCATTGGGGGCAGATTATTTAGCTACCGGCCATTATGCGAGGGTTCGAAATAATAACGGGCGCTATGAAATGTTACGCGGCGTGGACGACAATAAAGATCAAACGTACTTCTTAAACCAATTATCAGCGGATGTATTGGAAAAAGTCATGTTCCCACTAGGAGAAATCCCAAAATCACGAGTTAGAGAAATTGCACTTGAAAATGAACTCGTTACAGCTACGAAAAAAGACAGTACTGGAATTTGCTTTATTGGTGAACGTAATTTTAAAAATTTCTTAAGCGAATATTTACCCGCACAACCAGGTGAAATGAGAACATTGGATGGTGTAGTAAAAGGCAGCCATGATGGGTTGATGTATTATACCCTGGGACAACGTCAAGGGCTTGGAATTGGCGGTTCCGGTGATCCGTGGTTTGTTGTCGGGAAAAATCTGAAGGAAAATGTACTATATGTGGAACAAGGATTTGCTAATGATAAGTTATATTCAGATGGACTTATCGCTACAGATGTGAATTGGATCAATCCGGATGTTTTAAAAAATAATTTCACATGTACGGCTAAATTCCGTTATCGTCAACAAGACAGTGACGTAAGCGTAAATGTTCTTGAAGATGGCAAGGTATATGTTAATTTTGCTGAAAGAGAACGTGCTGTTACACCCGGACAAGCCGTTGTGTTTTACGATGGTGATATTTGTCTAGGTGGAGGAACGATCGATGAAATCGTGAAGGATAATAAGTCACTTGATTATGTTGGTTAAGTAAGGGGCTCAATTTTATGGATAAAAACGAACAGGCTATAAATTATATGAAAGAAAGTAAATACGAAGAGGCTGCCGGTATCTTTTCAGAGATAATCGAAGAAGATCCTGACGATCCGGTTGGCTATGTTAATTTTGGCAATTTATTATTGCATGTTCATGATCTAGCTCGTGCACAGCGTTTTTTTGAAAAAGCGATTGAGTTGGATCCATACGCTGCCACTGCCTATTATGGACTCGGAAATCTTTATTTTGAACAGTCTATCTACCCAAAAGCACAGGCGAATTTTCAAAAGGCAATTGAATTGGGACTTGTCGAAAGCGATGTGTATTACCTGCTGGGAATGACATATCAATACCAGGAACATTATAAACTTGCCCTGCCATATCTCCTACGTGCAACAGAACTGGATCCGGAAGATGAAGAAGTGAAGTTTCAATATGGGCTATCACTCGCACAAAGTGATCATATTAAAGATGCGGATCCTATTTTCAGGCAGGTGTTAAAAGAGAATCCAGAGCATAGTGACGCGCATTATAATCTGGGGGTTATTGCCTTATATAATGAAAATGCCGATGAAGCATTAAGGCATTTTGATGAGGCACTACGTATACAACCAGATCATTTGCTGGCAGCGAACGGGAAGAAAAATGTGGAAGATGCATGGACATAAGAAAGACGTTGAGATTTGGGGTTGTTTTGATGGGGTTAGACAGACAATCTAATGAAGAAAAAGGATATATAAAAGGGGAACTTCTCTATACGATTTTTCATAATGAAGAAGAGCATTTTTCTATTGCGAAAATCCGTATTCAGGATACGAATGAGGACTATAATGAAAAAGAGATTGTTGCCAAAGGATACTTTTCCAATCTTCAAGCACAAACTGACTATTACTTTTATGGTGATTTTGAGCGACACCCCAGATTCGGCCTGCAGTACAAAGTATTGTCCTATAAAACGTATATTCCGGATACAAAGGATGGGCTGATTGCCTATCTTTCCAGTGACTTATTTTATGGTATTGGAAAGAAGACAGCCAAACGTATTATAAAGCACTTGGGGGAGAATGCAATAACGAAAATTTTAAACGATGCCGATGTTCTGACGGATGTCCCTGGTTTAAAACAGGAAACAGCAGATATATTGGCTAAAAACCTCCAGGAAAACCAGGGCTTTGAGCATATTGTTGTCTATTTATCGAAATATGGCATTGGCTTAAAAATGGCTCAGAAAATCTTTCAGGAATATAAAGAAGATGCGATTTCTATATTAGAAGAGGATCCTTACCAGTATGTTTTTGATATTGAAGGCTTTGGATTTCAAACAGCAGATGAGATAGCGAAACAAAATGGTCTTTCCTTATCACACCCAAACCGTATTGGAGCGGGGTGTATCTATGTCCTGCAGAAAAGCGTTCAGGATGGACATGTTTATTTACCATTAAAGCATTGTATGAGACAAATGCTGGAGTTGCTTTCAAATAACTCTTTATCTGAGGAACTGATCAAAGATAGATTGAATGATCTCAATACAATGAAACGGATTATCATTCAGGATGAAAATGTATATTTACCATCACTCTACTATGCAGAAGACGGGTTTGCATCTCACTTAAGCAGAGTT
It encodes the following:
- a CDS encoding RsfA family transcriptional regulator, producing MVKVRQDAWSHEDDLLLAETVLRHIREGSTQLNAFEEVGDKLNRTSAACGFRWNAEVRMKYDNAIDLAKRQRKEKKRAMLGTTQKTKQPVVTLPKNSEGDTVEEKADAYPTPAIEEPSITMDMVITFLRKVKKDYHASNQSKVSLEHAQKENMELKEQVQSLERQLAQSEKQLSTIQEDYQAFIQIMERARKMTVLDDQGTMPTPAFRMDKNGNLQQLAHGSN
- a CDS encoding replication-associated recombination protein A, producing MKQTPLALTMRPAHIEDIIGQSHLVGEGKILNRMVQAERLASMILFGPPGTGKTSMAVALAKSLDMPVKTLNAVADKKKDMEIVVEEAKMMGQVVLVLDEVHRLDKAKQDFLLPHLESNLVTLIGCTTSNPYHSINPAIRSRCHLFELHPLTAANIHTAIKRAVEDTTNGYGNKKLEITDEAMDHFAGSANGDIRAALNGLELAVSSTPENEEGQIVIHLDTAEVCMQKKSFSHDKGGDAHYDVLSAFQKSIRGSDVDAALHYLGRLIEAGDLESIARRMIVTAYEDIGIASPQAGPRAVAAVQAAERLGFPEARIPLAVAIVELCLSPKSNTAYKALDEALADIHNGKSGEIPAHLKDSHYQGAGALGRGNTYQYPHNYENSWINQQYLPDSIKEKHYYKPKNSGKFEKAIKQVYEKIQHDKNKQV
- the cymR gene encoding cysteine metabolism transcriptional regulator CymR: MKISTKGKYGLTIMIALAKKHGNSPTSLKSIAHDNNLSEHYLEQLASPLRNAGLVKSVRGAYGGYVLANDPKEITAGDIIRVLEGPITPVEGIENEEAAKQELWMRIRDAVKDVLDTTTLDDLSHHNEDEPQEAYMFYI
- a CDS encoding cysteine desulfurase family protein, which encodes MEQIYLDHAATTPMDKAVVDAMYPVYADVFGNPSSVHAFGRKARQQLDAARRVMADSIHASEKEIIFTSGGTEADNLALIGTAIANRHKGNHIITTTIEHHATLHTLENLEQQGFEVTYLPVYEDGKIALSDLEKALTDETILVSTMFVNNETGVIQPVEEIGELLRDHQAYFHTDGVQAFGLMDIDVKAMGIEMLTASAHKINGPKGIGFLYVDEDVKLNALQFGGQQERKRRPGTENVVGATGFKKAVERAMENKEERRRDYHYYKEQFLEELRINNIDFDVNGDYDATIASIVNVSFPGMHVETLLTNFDLEGIAASSGSACTAGSVEPSHVLAAMFGENSICSTNSIRFSFGIYNTTENVKEAARRVAKIIKRLSS
- the mnmA gene encoding tRNA 2-thiouridine(34) synthase MnmA, producing MKSNENIRVVVGMSGGVDSSVAALRLKEQGYDVVGIFMKNWDDTDEFGVCTATEDFDDVVRVCNQLDIPYYAVNFEKQYWDKVFTYFLDEYKAGRTPNPDVMCNKEIKFKAFLDHALSLGADYLATGHYARVRNNNGRYEMLRGVDDNKDQTYFLNQLSADVLEKVMFPLGEIPKSRVREIALENELVTATKKDSTGICFIGERNFKNFLSEYLPAQPGEMRTLDGVVKGSHDGLMYYTLGQRQGLGIGGSGDPWFVVGKNLKENVLYVEQGFANDKLYSDGLIATDVNWINPDVLKNNFTCTAKFRYRQQDSDVSVNVLEDGKVYVNFAERERAVTPGQAVVFYDGDICLGGGTIDEIVKDNKSLDYVG
- a CDS encoding tetratricopeptide repeat protein, whose product is MDKNEQAINYMKESKYEEAAGIFSEIIEEDPDDPVGYVNFGNLLLHVHDLARAQRFFEKAIELDPYAATAYYGLGNLYFEQSIYPKAQANFQKAIELGLVESDVYYLLGMTYQYQEHYKLALPYLLRATELDPEDEEVKFQYGLSLAQSDHIKDADPIFRQVLKENPEHSDAHYNLGVIALYNENADEALRHFDEALRIQPDHLLAANGKKNVEDAWT